A single window of Oncorhynchus clarkii lewisi isolate Uvic-CL-2024 chromosome 10, UVic_Ocla_1.0, whole genome shotgun sequence DNA harbors:
- the LOC139418101 gene encoding 14-3-3 protein epsilon isoform X2, producing MADREHLVYQAKLAEQAERYDEMVESMKNVAGMDVELTVEERNLLSVAYKNVIGARRASWRIISSLEQKEENKGGEDKLKMIREYRQTVETELKSICNDILDVLDKHLIPAANTGESKVFYYKMKGDYHRYLAEFATGNDRKEAAENSLVAYKAASDIAMIELPPTHPIRLGLALNFSVFYYEILNSPDRACRLAKAAFDDAIAELDTLSEESYKDSTLIMQLLRDNLTLWTSDMQGDDS from the exons aaatGGTGGAGTCCATGAAGAACGTGGCGGGCATGGACGTGGAGCTGACGGTGGAGGAGCGGAACCTGCTGTCGGTGGCTTACAAGAACGTGATCGGAGCCAGAAGAGCGTCCTGGAGGATAATCAGCAGCCTTGAACAGAAGGAGGAGAACAAAGGAGGCGAAGACAAACTGAAGATGATCCGGGAATACAGGCAAACG GTGGAGACTGAGCTGAAATCAATCTGTAATGACATTCTGGATGTACTGGACAAGCACCTCATTCCAGCAGCAAACACTGGAGAATCGAAGGTTTTCTACTACAAAAT GAAGGGAGACTACCACAGGTACCTGGCAGAGTTTGCCACGGGCAACGACCGAAAGGAGGCGGCAGAGAACAGCTTGGTTGCGTACAAAGCTGCAAGCGACATCGCCATGATCGAACTCCCACCGACACACCCTATCCGTCTGGGACTGGCACTCAACTTCTCCGTATTTTATTATGAAATCCTCAATTCCCCCGACCGCGCATGCAG GTTGGCGAAGGCGGCATTTGACGATGCCATTGCAGAACTGGACACGCTGAGCGAGGAGAGCTACAAGGACTCCACACTCATCATGCAGTTGCTACGCGACAACCTGACACTATGGACTTCAGATATGCAGGGAGACG ATTCTTaa
- the LOC139418101 gene encoding 14-3-3 protein epsilon isoform X1: MADREHLVYQAKLAEQAERYDEMVESMKNVAGMDVELTVEERNLLSVAYKNVIGARRASWRIISSLEQKEENKGGEDKLKMIREYRQTVETELKSICNDILDVLDKHLIPAANTGESKVFYYKMKGDYHRYLAEFATGNDRKEAAENSLVAYKAASDIAMIELPPTHPIRLGLALNFSVFYYEILNSPDRACRLAKAAFDDAIAELDTLSEESYKDSTLIMQLLRDNLTLWTSDMQGDGEEQNKEVLQDVEDETQ; this comes from the exons aaatGGTGGAGTCCATGAAGAACGTGGCGGGCATGGACGTGGAGCTGACGGTGGAGGAGCGGAACCTGCTGTCGGTGGCTTACAAGAACGTGATCGGAGCCAGAAGAGCGTCCTGGAGGATAATCAGCAGCCTTGAACAGAAGGAGGAGAACAAAGGAGGCGAAGACAAACTGAAGATGATCCGGGAATACAGGCAAACG GTGGAGACTGAGCTGAAATCAATCTGTAATGACATTCTGGATGTACTGGACAAGCACCTCATTCCAGCAGCAAACACTGGAGAATCGAAGGTTTTCTACTACAAAAT GAAGGGAGACTACCACAGGTACCTGGCAGAGTTTGCCACGGGCAACGACCGAAAGGAGGCGGCAGAGAACAGCTTGGTTGCGTACAAAGCTGCAAGCGACATCGCCATGATCGAACTCCCACCGACACACCCTATCCGTCTGGGACTGGCACTCAACTTCTCCGTATTTTATTATGAAATCCTCAATTCCCCCGACCGCGCATGCAG GTTGGCGAAGGCGGCATTTGACGATGCCATTGCAGAACTGGACACGCTGAGCGAGGAGAGCTACAAGGACTCCACACTCATCATGCAGTTGCTACGCGACAACCTGACACTATGGACTTCAGATATGCAGGGAGACG gtGAAGAACAGAATAAAGAAGTGCTGCAAGATGTGGAGGATGAGACCCAGTGA